The following coding sequences lie in one Carassius carassius chromosome 1, fCarCar2.1, whole genome shotgun sequence genomic window:
- the LOC132151023 gene encoding hemoglobin subunit beta-2-like, which produces MVEWTEFERTTIQDIFSKMNYDVVGQQSLARCLIVYPWTQRYFGNFGNLYNAAAIMGNPMVAAHGKVVLHGLDRAVKNMDNIKAAYAELSVLHSEKLHVDPDNFKLLGDCLTVVCAAQLGAAFTPEVQAAFQKFLAVVISSLQRQYH; this is translated from the exons ATGGTTGAGTGGACAGAATTTGAGAGGACCACCATCCAGGACATCTTCTCCAAGATGAACTACGACGTCGTTGGTCAGCAATCTCTGGCAAG ATGTCTGATCGTTTACCCTTGGACCCAGAGGTACTTCGGCAACTTTGGAAACCTGTACAATGCCGCTGCCATCATGGGAAACCCCATGGTTGCTGCTCACGGTAAAGTCGTGCTGCATGGCCTTGATAGAGCCGTGAAGAACATGGACAACATCAAAGCCGCCTATGCTGAACTGAGCGTGCTGCACTCCGAGAAGCTCCACGTGGATCCTGACAACTTCAAG CTTTTGGGTGACTGTCTGACCGTCGTTTGTGCTGCACAGCTGGGTGCTGCCTTCACCCCTGAGGTCCAGGCCGCTTTCCAGAAGTTCCTTGCCGTCGTGATCTCCTCCCTTCAAAGACAGTACCACTAG
- the LOC132151071 gene encoding hemoglobin embryonic subunit alpha → MSLSAKDKATVKDFWAKIAGKADDIGQDALSRMLVVYPQTKTYFAHWKDLSPGSAPVRKHGKTVMGGVAEAVSKIDDLTSGLLNLSELHAFQLRVDPANFKILSHNILVVLATMFPNDFTPEVHVAMDKFLSALALALSEKYR, encoded by the exons ATGAGTCTCTCTGCCAAAGACAAAGCTACCGTCAAAGACTTTTGGGCCAAGATCGCAGGAAAGGCTGATGACATTGGTCAAGATGCTCTTTCCAG GATGTTGGTGGTCTACCCCCAGACCAAAACCTATTTCGCTCACTGGAAGGACCTGAGCCCCGGCTCTGCCCCAGTGAGGAAGCACGGGAAGACTGTGATGGGCGGCGTTGCTGAGGCTGTCAGCAAAATCGATGACCTTACCTCTGGCCTCCTGAACCTCAGCGAACTTCATGCTTTCCAGCTGCGCGTGGACCCCGCCAATTTCAAG ATTCTGTCCCACAACATCCTCGTGGTTCTGGCCACTATGTTCCCCAACGATTTCACCCCAGAGGTCCATGTTGCTATGGACAAGTTCCTCAGTGCTTTGGCTCTGGCTCTGTCCGAGAAGTACAGATAA
- the LOC132150959 gene encoding hemoglobin subunit alpha-2-like, whose amino-acid sequence MSLSAKDKLAVKTFFGKVAPKAEDIGSEALARTLFVYPQTKTYFSHWADLSPGSPQVKKHGLTVVKGVLSAVELMDDLKGGLLTLSELHAFMLRVDPANFKIINHNLLVVLSMMFPDDFTPEVHVSVDKFLALVSLALSEKYR is encoded by the exons ATGAGTCTTTCTGCAAAGGACAAACTGGCGGTGAAGACCTTCTTCGGCAAGGTTGCCCCTAAGGCGGAAGACATTGGCAGTGAGGCTCTGGCCAG GACTCTGTTCGTCTACCCTCAGACGAAGACCTACTTCTCCCACTGGGCAGACCTGAGCCCCGGCTCACCCCAGGTGAAGAAACACGGGCTGACCGTGGTGAAGGGCGTCCTGAGCGCTGTCGAGCTGATGGATGATCTCAAGGGGGGTCTGCTCACCCTCAGTGAGCTGCACGCCTTCATGCTTCGCGTGGACCCCGCTAACTTCAAG atCATCAATCACAATCTCCTTGTTGTGCTCTCAATGATGTTTCCGGATGACTTCACTCCTGAGGTGCATGTCTCTGTGGACAAGTTCCTCGCTCTGGTCAGCCTGGCTCTGTCCGAGAAGTACCGCTAA
- the LOC132151039 gene encoding hemoglobin subunit beta-1-like, whose protein sequence is MVEWTDAERKAIKAVWGKLKVDIIGPQALARCLIVYPWTQRYFGSFGSLSDAATIMANKKVAAHGKVVLNGLGRAVQSMDDIKNTYAPLSMLHSEKLHVDPDNFRLLGDCVTIVVASQLGRAFTPDIQAAWQKFLAVVVSALGKQYH, encoded by the exons ATGGTGGAGTGGACTGACGCTGAGCGCAAAGCCATCAAAGCTGTGTGGGGAAAACTGAAAGTGGATATTATTGGTCCCCAGGCTTTGGCAAG ATGTCTCATCGTGTACCCTTGGACTCAACGCTATTTTGGCTCCTTTGGGTCCTTGAGTGACGCCGCAACCATTATGGCTAATAAAAAAGTGGCTGCTCACGGCAAGGTTGTGCTCAACGGACTCGGAAGAGCGGTCCAGAGCATGGATGACATCAAGAACACCTATGCGCCCTTGAGCATGTTGCACTCCGAGAAGCTTCACGTGGATCCGGACAACTTCAGG CTCCTCGGTGATTGCGTGACCATTGTTGTGGCTTCCCAGCTCGGTCGTGCCTTCACTCCAGACATTCAAGCAGCATGGCAGAAGTTTCTGGCAGTTGTCGTCTCAGCACTTGGAAAACAGTACCATTAA